One window of Lemur catta isolate mLemCat1 chromosome 3, mLemCat1.pri, whole genome shotgun sequence genomic DNA carries:
- the PLA2G2E gene encoding group IIE secretory phospholipase A2 encodes MKPPPVLTFLCLLVALAGGNLVQFGVMIERMTGKSALQYNDYGCYCGIGGSHWPVDPTDWCCHAHDCCYGRLEKLGCEPKLEKYLFSASGHSIFCAGKTACQQQTCECDKRAALCFRQNLGTYDRKYAHYPNKLCTGPTPPC; translated from the exons ATGAAGCCTCCCCCTGTCCTCACCTTCCTTTGCCTCCTGG TGGCCCTGGCCGGCGGGAACCTGGTCCAGTTCGGGGTGATGATCGAGAGGATGACAGGGAAGTCGGCGCTGCAGTACAATGACTACGGCTGCTACTGCGGCATCGGCGGCTCCCACTGGCCGGTGGACCCCACGGACTG GTGCTGCCACGCCCACGACTGCTGCTACGGGCGTCTGGAGAAGCTGGGCTGTGAGCCCAAGCTGGAGAAGTACCTCTTCTCTGCCAGCGGGCACAGCATCTTCTGCG CCGGCAAAACCGCCTGCCAGCAGCAGACCTGCGAGTGTGACAAGAGGGCTGCCCTGTGCTTTCGACAGAACCTGGGCACCTACGACCGCAAATACGCCCATTACCCCAACAAGCTGTGCACCgggcccaccccaccctgctAG